The genomic stretch TCACGCTCGGTGTCGTGAACACCGGGATCATGTACGTGCTGCTGTATGGCGCGATCCAGAAGCTGCCGACGGCGATGACGGGCGCACTGTCTTTCATCTATCCGGTCGTGGCCATCATCGTGGACCGCGTCGCCTTCGGCCAAAAGCTCGCGTGGATTCAGGTGCTTGGCGCCGTACTGATCCTTCTCGCGGCGGCGGGCGTGAATCTCGGCTGGCGCATCGTGCCCGCGCGGCGCTACTCGATATAACGGTAGTTCATACCGATAGTACGGATTCCGAATAAGGCATCAGGCCGAACGTTAAAGATTCTGTAGGGAAATCACCGATGCGTTCGAAAGGTGCGCGCAGGTATTATTTCTTCGACGCTGATCACGTCAATATCATTGTGCCGCTCGAACTGAAAGCCGAGCGGCTTTCTTTTTGCAGGTCCGTTCGCGATGCAGCCCGTGCTGTTGCTCAATGCGGCGTCGTTTCGCAAATCATTCGGCGCGCGCACTGATTCGCTCGCCATCGAACCGTAACGGACCGCTATCCGCAGCCAATCCTTCGACCATTTCACGCAACAGCGCGGGCCATGCACTCCGCGGCTTCAGCATCGACGCGGCGGCTCGCATCACGCTCGCTTCATCGACCATGCGAAGTAATGCTGCGAAAGACATTGCGCCCGCGTCAAGCAGCTTGAACACGATCAGCACTTTCAGCGCGTTCTTCGCGTTGCGTGATGGATCGGCGCGCAGCCACGCCACACGCGACAGCGCGCGGTCGAGCGCGGCGTGCACGTCCGAAAATGGCGCACCGTGGCCGGGAATCACCGTTTTCACATCGAGCGTGCCGATCAATTCGAGCACGGCCTGCTGCTCGGCGAAACCGCTTTCGCCGTCGAGTTCGGGAAAGATTACGCCGAAGCCGTTTTGCCACAACGCGTCCGCGCTGATCAGCAATTGATGTTCGGCGCAGTAAAGCATCAGCGAATGCGGATCATGACCGGGCGCGCCAAGCACGTCCCAGACGAGCGCGCCGAGCGTCAGGCGCGTGCCAGGCTCAATCGTGCCGGAAAATGCGAAACGCGGGCATAACTGGCCTGTCGCGCGGAACGTCAGGCGCGTTTCGTCCCATGCATGCACGGCATCGGCTTCCGTCGACGGAATCAGCGTTCTGCATGGCCATGTTGCCTGGAGTTGCGCGTTGCCGCCGCAGTGATCCGAATGCAGATGCGTGTTGACAATCAGATCGAGCGGGCGCGCACCTAGCGCATGCCGCACGAGCGCGACCGTCTGTGCCGCATGCGATGCGTAGCCTGTATCGACGAGCGCTGCGCACGCGTCGTCGACGAGCAGCACATTGTTCGACGACAGCCAGCCGCGTTCGAACACGCGTACCGACGCAGGCAGCGCGATCATGCAGCGCCGGCCTGCGTGGCGGGCCTGGGCATCACGAGTATCGTGGACTTGCCGGTCACCACGGTTTCGGCGTGCTGGTTGGCGATGCTACCTTCGAGCTGCGTCAGGTCGCCATTGAGGCTCGCTTTCCAGTACGCGCCCAGGACGCGCCATGTCATTGTCAGCGTGTCGCCGCTATGCACGGCTTTTTTCAACTTGATGTCGAACTCGAGTCCGAGCGGTTGCGCGTAAGTGGAAAAGTGCGTGGCGAGCAGCGCCATGAAATGCGCGGTCGGCTGCGTGCCCGAAGCGATCAATCCGCCGAATCGGCTTTGCGCCGCGTAAGTCTCATCGTGATGCAGCGGATTCAGATCGTTGACCGTGGTGGCGAACGATTTGATCGATTCGGACGAGAGCGTGAGCGTCGCGCCGAACGTCTCGCCGATCGTGACGACGCGCGGCGGCGTATTCATGTCTTCGCCTCGCGCCTGTCTGCGTGCTTCGACTTGATGCCGGCGTGACGCGCTTCGATTTCATCCCAGACCGCGCGCTTTGCCGCGTCGTCGAACGAAGACCAGTTCGCGATCTCGTCGATCGTGCGCAAGCAGCCTTCGCACAGGTTCGTGGCCTTATCCATCCGGCACACGTTGATGCAGGGCGACGGAACGGGCGCGATGCCGGGCGCCGTGGATTGCGTGCGAGCGGTGCAGGCCGTCATGCCGTTTCGCGCAAGGCGATCTCGACGACAGGCGCGTCCGTCAGCGCGGCCAGTTCCTGCGGCGTCAGATTGAACACTGCGTGCGGATGTCCGGCGGCAGCCCACAGGCTATCGAGTGTGAAGAGATCGGCGTCGATCAGCGTGACGGGCGGTGTTGCATGACCGATCGGGCACACGCCGCCGATTGCATAGCCTGTCTTCTCGCGCACGAACTTCGCGTCCGCGCGCGCGATGTCGCCGACTTGCGCTGCGACCTTCTTTTCGTCGACGCGATTCGCCCCGCTCGCGACGATCAGCACGGGCGCATCGTCTTCGCGGCGGCGAAACAGAATCGACTTGGCGATCTGCGCAATCGAGCAGCCGAGACCCGCCGCTGCCTCAGCCGACGTCTTGCCCGTTTCCGGCAGCATCACGACATGTCCGGCGTGGCCGCGCTCGCGCAGCAACATCGCGACGCGCCGGGCCGAATCGGGCAGCGCGTCCAGTTCGGGGGTGTGAGAGGGTTGTCGTACGGTTGCGTTATCCGACATGTTGTTCGTTCCTGAGATGAATCAAACGCAGTTGGTCTTTTCGCTGCGCGCCTTCGCCAGCAGCGCCTTCCCCGCGCGCGACACGTTCGGCCGGCCGATCGAGGTCGAGATGAAATCGCCGATCTCGACGACTTGCGCGAGATCGATGCCCGTGTCGATACCGAGGCCGTTCATGAGATACAGCACGTCCTCCGTCGCGACATTGCCCGTCGCGCCCTTGGCGTACGGACAGCCGCCTAGCCCCGCCACCGACGCATGATAGATCTCGATGCCTTCCTGCAACGCCGCATAGATGTTCGCGAGCGCCTGGCCGTAGGTGTCGTGGAAATGACCCGACAGACGCTCGCGCGGGAATACTTGCGTGACGGCGGCGAATACTTCGCGCGTGCGCTTGGGCGTGCCGACACCGATCGTGTCGGCGATATCGATCTCGTCGCAGCCGAGGGCTGCAAAGCGCTCGACCACGTCGACCACGGACGCAACGGGCACTTCGCCCTGGTACGGACAGCCGAGCGAGCAGGACACGCTGCCGCGAATGCGGATGCCTTTCTCCTTTGCGGCTTGCGCGACGGGCACGAAGCGCTCGATGCTTTCGGCGATGCTGCAATTGATGTTCTTCTGCGAGAACGCTTCGCTGGCCGCACCGAAGATCACGATCTCGTCGGCGTGCGCGGCGACGGCGCCTTCGAAGCCACGCAGGTTCGGCGTCAGCACCGAGTAAATGGTGCCCGGACGGCGCGCGATGCCTGCCATCACATCGGCGCCGTCGGCCATCTGCGGCACCCATTTCGGCGACACGAACGACGCCGCCTCGACATTGCGGAAGCCAGCCGCCGACAGTCGGTTGATCAGCTCGATCTTGACCTCCGTCGGCACGAATTCCTTTTCGTTCTGCAGTCCGTCACGCGGACCGACTTCGACGATCTTCACTGCTTGTGGCATGGCCATGTTTGTCTCCTGTTGGCGGGCATCGGCGGCACGGCGCGGACTGTCGTCCTGCGCAAATCACACGATGCCAGCTTGCTTGTCTGTCCGGCTGTAGGCGTAATCTGCTTTGGCCGTCGTTAATATCCACGCTCGATATCGACGATTCCACCGATCGGCTCGCCGCGCATCAACGCTCCGATTTTTTGCGCTATTTGCACGACGCTCTCTTCGCGCAGCGTCAGCGCCGAGATATGCGGCGTGATCGCGATGCGCGGGTGCGTCCAGAACGGATGCTGCGCGGGAAGCGGCTCTTCCACGAATACATCGAGCGTGGCCGCAGCAATCTGTCCTTGCTCCAAAGCGTCGAGCAAGTCCTGCTCGACAAGATGCGCGCCGCGGGCGATGTTCACAAGATACGCGCCGTGTGCCAGCTTCGACAGATTGCGCGCGTTCAGCACGCCATTCGTGTCGGGCGTATGCGGCAGCAGGTTGACGAGCACCTTGACGCCATTGAGGAACGCATCGAATTGCGTTTCGCCGGCGAAGGTGTCGACGCCTTCTATCTCGCGAGCACTGCGGCTAAAGCCTCGCACGGGAAAGCCGAGCGACACGAGCGACTTCGCCACATGCGAGCCGAGCACACCCAGGCCGAGCACACCGACCGTGAATGTTTCTCGCGCGTGCGGTTCGAGCACATGCCAGCGGCGCTCCGCTTTCAGCCGGTCGTATTCGTCGAAGCGGCGCATGTAGCGCAGCACGGCGTGTCCGACGTACTCGGACATTTGCTGCGCCATACCCGTATCTTCCAGCCGCACCAGTTGCGCATTGCGCGGCAGTGTGCCGGGATGATCGCGCTCGAGCTTCAGGATGGCGTCGACGCCCGCGCCGAGATTAAAGATCGCGCGCAGATCGGTGCGGCCGGCGAGCATGTCGCGCGGCGGCTTCCAGACGATGGCGATGTCGGCGGGCGCGTCGTCGCCCGCTTGCCAGACGCGCAGATCGGCTCCGGGTAGCGCGCGCGACAGGTCGCGCAGCCATGCGTCAGCGTCGGATTGCGGTGTGTAGTACAGGACTTTCATGCGTGACCGTTGAGCGTTGCCGTCGAGCCCCGCGTCGATTCATCGAGGGCTGCTTTTATGGACAGGCTTCATTCTACTTTTTCGCAGCCGGTCGCGCGCGCAGCCGCCGGCGAAGCGCGGTAAAGACGGACATGCGCGCGCCCGCGCGGTGGCACGGCGATATACAAAGCAGGAAAAATTGGTTCGGGGCAGGCGCCGCCCACGCGACAATGATTTCCAGGTTCCCCTAGCGAGAAAATAATCATGTTTTCGTGCACCCGATCGATCTGGCCGCCGCGGCTCGTGACCGTGCCGGGCTTGCACGGCAGCGAAGGCGCGCATTGGCAAACGTGGCTCGAGCGTCAGTTTCCGCGTTCGTTGCGCGTCGAGCAGGCGGACTGGGACGCACCGAACCTTGGGCAATGGGCGCAGGCCGTGCGGGACCTGCTGGCGCGCGAGCGCGGTCCGTTCGTGCTTGCCGCGCATAGTTTCGGCTGCCTTGCGACTGCGCATGCGTTGCAGCAAGGCGTGCCGGCCGCCGATATTGCTGGCGTGCTATTCGTGGCGCCCGCGAGCCCGAAGAAGTTCGAGTATGCGGGTGCATTCGATGCGCGCCGTCTTGGCGTGCCTTCCATTCTGATCGGCAGCGAGACCGACCCGTGGATGCCGCTTGCGGGCGCACGTGAACTAGCAACGCATCTGGGCAGCGCCTTCGTCAATCTTGGCGATGCGGGCCATATCAACACGGCGGCGGGCTATGGCCCTTGGCCTCGCGCGAAGTACCTGGTCGATACGCTTGCGCATTGCGCGGCGCCGCTGCGCTTCCAGGACGAAGGCGAGGAACTTGCTACGCAGGTATTCAGCTAACGCCGGTGGAGGGATGCCGCGACATCAGATCCAGTGAAAGCCCTTCGCGAGCATGCCCGCGAGCGCGAAGTTTGCTGCCCACAGCAAACGGCATTCGGTGCGCATGGAGGTTTCAAGCGCACTGAACCGCGCGTCCATCTTCGCTTCGAGCTGACGTAACCGCTCGTCGACATAAGTCTTCAACTCGCGCACTTCCCGTTTGAGGTCTGCGAGATCCTGGAGAATGTGTTCGATCGTGGTTTCAGCCCGGGCCATGCTTGCCTCCATGTTGACACCGCCGTGATGAGTCGAAGCGTGTGAAAGCGACGCTTCGCAAGAGGTTTTTCTAACGTTTCCATTGGCCCTATCCTAAGCAAATTCTTTCTTAAACAGGGTTCTGTTTGGAACGGAAACCCGACAAACGAATGACGTACAAATCACGTTGTCACGCGACCATCCGTATTCCGTGAGCAACTTGATGAACCGATCGTACGTGTGGCTGACACGTCGGAAAACCTGGCCGGAAGGTATAGGAAGTGCTGCCTGTTTTCCAGGAATCGCAAGAAGCGATCCGATAGAATCGCTGCTCCAGCCGCGTGATGCGGCCATTTGCTTCATCATTGAAAAGCGGGGAAAAGATGGCAGGCAGAGGGGATAAAGCGCGCGGGCTCGCGGCCGGCTTCACGGCTTTGACGCTTGCGCTTGGTGCTGCGCAGAACGCGCATGCGGATGCATCGCTGTTGAACGTGTCGTATGACGTGACGCGCGAGCTCTATAAGGACATCAACACGGCGTTCGTCGCGGCGTACAAGCAGAAGAGCGGTGAGACGGTGGCAATCAGGCAGTCGCACGGCGCTTCAAGTGCGCAGGCGCTGTCGGTGCTGCAAGGCTTGCAGGCCGACGTCGTGACGATGAACCAGCCGAATGATATCGACCTGCTGGCCGAGCGCGGCCATCTCGTTCCCGACAACTGGCGCGCGCGTTTGCCGAACAACAGCGCGCCTTACACGACGACCATGGTGTTCCTCGTGCGCAAGGGCAATCCGAAGCACATCAAGGACTGGGACGATCTGGCGAAGCCTGGCGTGCAGGTTGTGATTCCGAATCCGAAGACGGCGGGTAACGGCCGCTACACGTACCTGGCCGCATGGGGTTACAAGAAACAGAACGGTGCGACGGACGCTCAGGCGCTCGATTTCGAGAAGTCGATCTTCCGCAACGTGCCCGTGCTCGACACGGGCGGCCGCGGCGCGACGACGACGTTTACGCAGCGGGGCATCGGCGACGTGCTGGTGACATTCGAGAACGAGGTGTCGCTGATCGACACGGGCGTGGGTGCGGGCAGCTTCGAGGCCGTGTATCCATCGATCAGCATTCTTGCCGAGCCGCCCGTGACGATCGTGGACAAGGTGGTCGACAAGCGCGGCACGCGCAAGGAAGCGCAGGCGTATCTCGACTATCTGTACACCGCGCCCGCGCAGGAGATCATCGCGCAGCACCACTTGCGTCCGCGTGATCCCGCCGTGCTCGCAAAGCACGCGAGCGAGTTCAAGCCGCTGAAGACGTTCACCGTCGAGCAGGTGTTCGGCAGCTGGCAGAAAGCACAGCAAAGCCATTTCGCAGACGGCGGCACGTTCGATCAGATCATCGTCGACCGGAAGTAAGCGCGGTATCGCGCGAAACGAAAAAGCCGCTTCGACATTCGAAGCGGCTTTTTCGTTGGAGGTGAGCGTAGGGGCGTACGTCGAAGCAACCCGGACAATCGCCCTTACGCAAATGTGTGAACCGGGCGAAACGCTGGCGAACCAAGGCGCAGCGCGGGTGCCAGCTCAATGTCCCTCGCACCCGTGCGAGCACTCACGCTCGGCCGGCATCTGCTGAGCCGCCTCAGCCCGAATCCCAAGTCGCGCTAGCAACTTGCGATCGGCCTCAGCTTGCGGATTGCTGGTAGTCAGCAACTGATCACCATAAAAAATCGAGTTCGCCCCAGCGAGAAAGCACATTGCCTGCAGCGCCTCATCCATCTGCTCGCGGCCCGCGGACAGCCGCACCATCGCTCGCGGCATCGTGATTCGCGCAACGGCAATCGTCCGCACGAACTCGAACGGATCGAGCGCTTCCGTACCCGTGAGCGGCGTGCCTTCGACCTGAACGAGATTGTTGATAGGCACCGACTCCGGATACGGCTCCATATTCGCGAGCTGCGCGATCAGCCCCGCACGCTCGCGACGCGACTCGCCCAGGCCGACGATTCCGCCGCAGCACACGTTGATGCCCGCATCGCGCACATGTTCGAGCGTATCGAGCCGGTCCTGATACGTTCGCGTCGAAATGATCTGGCCATAGAACTCCGGCGATGTATCGAGATTGTGGTTGTAGTAATCGAGACCGGCCTCGCGCAACGCCTGGGCCTGATGCGCTTCGAGCATGCCGAGTGTCACGCACGTTTCGAGACCCATCGACTTCACGCCGCGAATCATGTCCTTGATCGGTTCGAGGTGGCGGTCTTTCGGATTGCGCCACGCGGCGCCCATGCAGAAACGCGTCGCGCCGTTTTCCTTTGCGACGCGCGCGGCGGCCAGCACCTCTTCGACTTCCATCAGCTTTTCAGCCTTCAGCCCGGTCTCGTGATGCACCGATTGCGGACAGTACGCGCAATCTTCTTCGCAGCCGCCCGTCTTGATCGACAACAGGGTGGAAAGTTGTACGGTGTTCGCGTCGAAGTGCTCGCGATGCACCTGTTGCGCGCGAAACAGCAGGTCGTTGAACGGCAGTTCATACAGAGCGGCAACGTCGGCGACCTTCCAGCGCGACGCGGCGGCGTCCGCGGCTGCAGCGGCCTGCGACGGCATGACGGGCAAGGGTGCGGTTTGGATCTGGCTCATGGGGTGGTCCTTGATGATTTGATTTGTCTAAAGCTCTCAGCGCGGCGCGGTACGCAGCGCATGCAACAGTCGGGTGGTGTCGAGATGCGTCGCGGCGACATCGGGCGATGCGGGGCTCAGATGCGGCACGCTGCCGAGCAGCGGCGCGTCGTACTGCCGGGCGAGCCGGTCGCGCAATGTGTCGATGTTCTCGTCGGGGAACAGCATGGCAGGATCGACGCGGTTGGCGACCCAGCCGACGACGCGCAGCCCGCGTGCGGCGATCGCTTCCGCCGTCAGCAGTGCGTGGCTGATGCAGCCGAGGCGCATGCCGACGACGAGCACCACGGGCAGATTCAGTGCAAACGCGAGATCGGCCGTATCGTGCGAATCGGTGAGCGGCACCCGAAAGCCGCCGACGCCTTCTACGACCACGACGTCGGCCATCTGCAGCGCTGCCTCGTGCGCGTCGACGATGCGCGCCATGTCGAGCGTGACGCTTTCGTGCGCGGCGGCGATATGCGGCGCCGCCGGTTCCTTCAGCATGAACGGCGTGCGGATGTCGGGCGGCAACAGCACATTGGCGGCGGCGTCGAGCTGATCGGCGTCTTCATTGTGCAGCACGCCGTTCACCAGCGTTGCGCCCGCCGCGATCGGCTTCATCGCGGCCGCGCGCAGGCCGTCGCGCACGAAGCCGCGCAACAGCGCCGCCGACACCAGTGTCTTGCCGATTTCGGTGTCGGTGCCCGTCACGAAGAGAGACAGCGCGGGGCTCATGCGCGTGCCTCCGCCGTCTTCATCAGTGCGTGTTCGAGCTGTTCGAGATCGTTGTGCGAGTGCGCCGCCGACAGCGAGATGCGCAGCCGCGACGTGCCTTCGGGCACGGTCGGCGGACGGATCGCGGGCACCCAGAGGTTCGCGCGATCCAGCGACGCGGCGACGTCGAGCGTCGCCTCGTTCGAGCCGATGATGAGCGGCTGCACGGCCGTGTGCGAATCGACGGGTAGCCACGGCGTGCTTTTGAGCATGTCGCGCGTGAGCGCGATCAGCGAGCGCAGATGCGCGCGCCGGTGCTCGCCTTCGTCGCCACCGATGATGCGCAGGCTCGCCGACACGGCATGCGCCGCCGACGGTACGGACGCCGTCGTGAAGATATACGGGCGCGCGCGCTGCACGAGCCATTCGATCACCGTCTCATGTGCGACGACGAATGCACCCGACACGCCCGCCGCCTTGCCGAGCGTGCCGACCACAATCAGATGCGGCGAGCGCAGCGCGGCTTCCGCAACCGCGCCGCGTCCTTGCGGACCGAGCACGCCGAAACCGTGCGCGTCGTCGACGACGAGCCATGCGCCGTGGTGCTCGGCGAGTTCGAGCAGACGCGCGAGCGGCGCGATGTCGCCGTCCATGCTGAACACAGTGTCGCTGACGATCAGCTTCACGGCGGCATCCGACGCTTCGAGCATGGCGCCCAACGCTTCGGCGTCGGCATGTGGATAGATCTGGATATCGGCACGCGACAGACGCGCGCCGTCGATCAGCGATGCGTGATTCAACGAGTCCGAAAACAGGGTCGTGCCGCGTCCCGCAAGCGCCGTGAGCGTTGCGAGATTTGCCATGTAGCCGGTGCTGAAGTACAGCGCGCGCGGATTGTCGACGAAGCCGCCCGCGAACTCCGCGAGGTCGTCTTCGAGTTGCGCATGGGCGCGCGAATGGCCGCCCAGCAGATGCGAGCCGCCGCTGCCCGCGCCGTAGCGGCGCGCGCCTTCCGTGATGGCCGCGACGAGCAGCGGATGCGCGGCCAGCCCGAGATAGTCGTTGCTTGCGAAGCCGATCATGTTGCGGCCGTCGACGGTCATGTGCGCGGAGCACGGCGAATCGACGGTGCGGCGACGACGGCGCAGGCCGCGCGCGTCGATCTCCTTCAGGCCTTGTTCAAGTGTGTCGAGCAGTTGCATCAGCGCGCCCCCGTCAATGTCGCATCGAAGGTCGCACGCGTGCGCTCGGCGAGCAGCGCGATTTCTTCGTCGTCGAGAATGTACGGCGGCATCAGGTACACCGTCGTGCCGATCGGGCGCAGCAGCAGTTCACGCTGCAACGCGTTTTCGAAGAAGCGGCGCGAGAAGGTTTTCGCGGCATCGGCGTCGTGAACGACGGCATCGAACGCGAAGATGGTGCCGCGCTGACGCAGGTTGCGCACCTGCGCATGTTGCGCGAGCGGTTCGAGCGCGGCGCGCAACGCCGCGGATTTCGTTGCGTTTGCGGCGAGCACGTTGTCGCTCGCGAACAGATCGAGCGTCGCGAGCGCCGCGCGGCACGCAAGCGGATTGCCCGTGTACGAATGCGAATGCAGGAAGCCGCGCGTGGTGTCGTCGTCGTAGAAGGCGGCGTAGATTTCGTCGCGCGACAGCACGATCGACAGCGGCAGATAGCCGCCGCTGATCCCCTTCGACAGACACAGAAAGTCCGGCCATACGCCGGCCTGTTCGCTCGCGAAGAAGGTGCCCGTGCGGCCGCAGCCGACGGCGATTTCGTCGGCGATCAGATGCACGCCGTAGCGGTCGCACAGCGCGCGCAAGCCCGCGATGTACGACGGGTCGTGCATCGCCATGCCCGCTGCGCACTGCACGAGCGGCTCGACGATCAACGCGGCAATGTTGCCGGCGCGCGATTCGAAAAGCGCGCGTACGTCGTCGAGCGCGCGTTGCGCGACCTCGGCGGCCGTTTCGCCCTCGCGTGCGAGACGCGCATCGGGCGACGCAACGACGTGCGCGTTGCGGATCAGCTGGTCGTACGCGTCCTTGAACAGCGCGACATCCGTGACGCCGAGGGCACCGATCGTCTCGCCGTGATAGCTGTTTGCCACGCAGACGAACTCGCGTTTGCCGTCGTAGCCGCGGTTGCGCCACGAATGGAAGCTCATCTTCAGCGCGATTTCGACGGCCGACGCGCCATCCGACGCGAAGAACGCGTGACCGAGGGTGTCCTGCGTGAGCGCGCGAAGGCGTTCGGCGAGTTCGATCGCGGGCTCGTGCGTGCAGCCGGCGAGCATCGCATGCTCTAGCGTGTCGAGTTGGTCTTTCAGCGCGGCGTTGATGCGCGGGTTCGCGTGGCCGAACAGGTTGACCCACCACGAACTGATCGCGTCGAGGTAACGATGTCCCGCGCGATCGTAAAGCCATGCGCCGGCGCCGCGCGAAACGGGCACGAGCGGAACGCGCTCGTGATGCTTCATCTGCGTACAGGGATGCCATACAGCGCGCAG from Paraburkholderia phymatum STM815 encodes the following:
- a CDS encoding MBL fold metallo-hydrolase; translation: MIALPASVRVFERGWLSSNNVLLVDDACAALVDTGYASHAAQTVALVRHALGARPLDLIVNTHLHSDHCGGNAQLQATWPCRTLIPSTEADAVHAWDETRLTFRATGQLCPRFAFSGTIEPGTRLTLGALVWDVLGAPGHDPHSLMLYCAEHQLLISADALWQNGFGVIFPELDGESGFAEQQAVLELIGTLDVKTVIPGHGAPFSDVHAALDRALSRVAWLRADPSRNAKNALKVLIVFKLLDAGAMSFAALLRMVDEASVMRAAASMLKPRSAWPALLREMVEGLAADSGPLRFDGERISARAE
- a CDS encoding YbaK/EbsC family protein; this translates as MSDNATVRQPSHTPELDALPDSARRVAMLLRERGHAGHVVMLPETGKTSAEAAAGLGCSIAQIAKSILFRRREDDAPVLIVASGANRVDEKKVAAQVGDIARADAKFVREKTGYAIGGVCPIGHATPPVTLIDADLFTLDSLWAAAGHPHAVFNLTPQELAALTDAPVVEIALRETA
- the bioF gene encoding 8-amino-7-oxononanoate synthase encodes the protein MQLLDTLEQGLKEIDARGLRRRRRTVDSPCSAHMTVDGRNMIGFASNDYLGLAAHPLLVAAITEGARRYGAGSGGSHLLGGHSRAHAQLEDDLAEFAGGFVDNPRALYFSTGYMANLATLTALAGRGTTLFSDSLNHASLIDGARLSRADIQIYPHADAEALGAMLEASDAAVKLIVSDTVFSMDGDIAPLARLLELAEHHGAWLVVDDAHGFGVLGPQGRGAVAEAALRSPHLIVVGTLGKAAGVSGAFVVAHETVIEWLVQRARPYIFTTASVPSAAHAVSASLRIIGGDEGEHRRAHLRSLIALTRDMLKSTPWLPVDSHTAVQPLIIGSNEATLDVAASLDRANLWVPAIRPPTVPEGTSRLRISLSAAHSHNDLEQLEHALMKTAEARA
- the bioD gene encoding dethiobiotin synthase — encoded protein: MSPALSLFVTGTDTEIGKTLVSAALLRGFVRDGLRAAAMKPIAAGATLVNGVLHNEDADQLDAAANVLLPPDIRTPFMLKEPAAPHIAAAHESVTLDMARIVDAHEAALQMADVVVVEGVGGFRVPLTDSHDTADLAFALNLPVVLVVGMRLGCISHALLTAEAIAARGLRVVGWVANRVDPAMLFPDENIDTLRDRLARQYDAPLLGSVPHLSPASPDVAATHLDTTRLLHALRTAPR
- a CDS encoding MaoC family dehydratase, translating into MNTPPRVVTIGETFGATLTLSSESIKSFATTVNDLNPLHHDETYAAQSRFGGLIASGTQPTAHFMALLATHFSTYAQPLGLEFDIKLKKAVHSGDTLTMTWRVLGAYWKASLNGDLTQLEGSIANQHAETVVTGKSTILVMPRPATQAGAA
- a CDS encoding DUF1289 domain-containing protein, with amino-acid sequence MTACTARTQSTAPGIAPVPSPCINVCRMDKATNLCEGCLRTIDEIANWSSFDDAAKRAVWDEIEARHAGIKSKHADRREAKT
- a CDS encoding RBBP9/YdeN family alpha/beta hydrolase is translated as MFSCTRSIWPPRLVTVPGLHGSEGAHWQTWLERQFPRSLRVEQADWDAPNLGQWAQAVRDLLARERGPFVLAAHSFGCLATAHALQQGVPAADIAGVLFVAPASPKKFEYAGAFDARRLGVPSILIGSETDPWMPLAGARELATHLGSAFVNLGDAGHINTAAGYGPWPRAKYLVDTLAHCAAPLRFQDEGEELATQVFS
- a CDS encoding sulfate ABC transporter substrate-binding protein, whose protein sequence is MAGRGDKARGLAAGFTALTLALGAAQNAHADASLLNVSYDVTRELYKDINTAFVAAYKQKSGETVAIRQSHGASSAQALSVLQGLQADVVTMNQPNDIDLLAERGHLVPDNWRARLPNNSAPYTTTMVFLVRKGNPKHIKDWDDLAKPGVQVVIPNPKTAGNGRYTYLAAWGYKKQNGATDAQALDFEKSIFRNVPVLDTGGRGATTTFTQRGIGDVLVTFENEVSLIDTGVGAGSFEAVYPSISILAEPPVTIVDKVVDKRGTRKEAQAYLDYLYTAPAQEIIAQHHLRPRDPAVLAKHASEFKPLKTFTVEQVFGSWQKAQQSHFADGGTFDQIIVDRK
- a CDS encoding hydroxymethylglutaryl-CoA lyase; this translates as MAMPQAVKIVEVGPRDGLQNEKEFVPTEVKIELINRLSAAGFRNVEAASFVSPKWVPQMADGADVMAGIARRPGTIYSVLTPNLRGFEGAVAAHADEIVIFGAASEAFSQKNINCSIAESIERFVPVAQAAKEKGIRIRGSVSCSLGCPYQGEVPVASVVDVVERFAALGCDEIDIADTIGVGTPKRTREVFAAVTQVFPRERLSGHFHDTYGQALANIYAALQEGIEIYHASVAGLGGCPYAKGATGNVATEDVLYLMNGLGIDTGIDLAQVVEIGDFISTSIGRPNVSRAGKALLAKARSEKTNCV
- the bioA gene encoding adenosylmethionine--8-amino-7-oxononanoate transaminase translates to MNTQATEDWIVRSLRAVWHPCTQMKHHERVPLVPVSRGAGAWLYDRAGHRYLDAISSWWVNLFGHANPRINAALKDQLDTLEHAMLAGCTHEPAIELAERLRALTQDTLGHAFFASDGASAVEIALKMSFHSWRNRGYDGKREFVCVANSYHGETIGALGVTDVALFKDAYDQLIRNAHVVASPDARLAREGETAAEVAQRALDDVRALFESRAGNIAALIVEPLVQCAAGMAMHDPSYIAGLRALCDRYGVHLIADEIAVGCGRTGTFFASEQAGVWPDFLCLSKGISGGYLPLSIVLSRDEIYAAFYDDDTTRGFLHSHSYTGNPLACRAALATLDLFASDNVLAANATKSAALRAALEPLAQHAQVRNLRQRGTIFAFDAVVHDADAAKTFSRRFFENALQRELLLRPIGTTVYLMPPYILDDEEIALLAERTRATFDATLTGAR
- a CDS encoding 2-hydroxyacid dehydrogenase, translating into MKVLYYTPQSDADAWLRDLSRALPGADLRVWQAGDDAPADIAIVWKPPRDMLAGRTDLRAIFNLGAGVDAILKLERDHPGTLPRNAQLVRLEDTGMAQQMSEYVGHAVLRYMRRFDEYDRLKAERRWHVLEPHARETFTVGVLGLGVLGSHVAKSLVSLGFPVRGFSRSAREIEGVDTFAGETQFDAFLNGVKVLVNLLPHTPDTNGVLNARNLSKLAHGAYLVNIARGAHLVEQDLLDALEQGQIAAATLDVFVEEPLPAQHPFWTHPRIAITPHISALTLREESVVQIAQKIGALMRGEPIGGIVDIERGY
- the bioB gene encoding biotin synthase BioB; protein product: MSQIQTAPLPVMPSQAAAAADAAASRWKVADVAALYELPFNDLLFRAQQVHREHFDANTVQLSTLLSIKTGGCEEDCAYCPQSVHHETGLKAEKLMEVEEVLAAARVAKENGATRFCMGAAWRNPKDRHLEPIKDMIRGVKSMGLETCVTLGMLEAHQAQALREAGLDYYNHNLDTSPEFYGQIISTRTYQDRLDTLEHVRDAGINVCCGGIVGLGESRRERAGLIAQLANMEPYPESVPINNLVQVEGTPLTGTEALDPFEFVRTIAVARITMPRAMVRLSAGREQMDEALQAMCFLAGANSIFYGDQLLTTSNPQAEADRKLLARLGIRAEAAQQMPAERECSHGCEGH